A genomic segment from Modestobacter roseus encodes:
- a CDS encoding ATP-dependent DNA ligase: MDLPVLPPVKPMLAKPAAALPTGADWFYEPKWDGFRCIVFRDGDEVELGSRNERPLTRYFPEVVEAAKAQLPERCVVDGEIVVPRGDRLDFESLLQRIHPAASRVTKLAAETPASFVAFDLLALGDESLLEVPFAQRQARLREALARAQAPVHVSTITQDAETGQRWFHEFEGAGLDGVIAKRGDQPYSPDQRVMTKVKHTRTADCVVAGFRWHKSGPIVGSLLLGLYDDAGTLQHIGVAASFTMKRRAELVEELAPYRAQALDGHPWQDWANAQTGEDGEHRMPGATSRWNAGKDLSWVPLRPELVVEVKYDQLEGSRLRHTGHFVRWRTDRDARSCTYDQLEVTVRYDLAEVLGG; this comes from the coding sequence ATGGACCTGCCCGTGCTCCCCCCGGTCAAGCCGATGCTCGCCAAGCCCGCGGCGGCGCTGCCCACCGGCGCGGACTGGTTCTACGAGCCCAAGTGGGACGGGTTCCGGTGCATCGTCTTCCGGGACGGCGACGAGGTGGAGCTGGGCAGCCGTAACGAGCGCCCGCTGACCCGCTACTTCCCCGAGGTCGTCGAGGCGGCGAAGGCCCAGCTGCCCGAACGCTGCGTCGTCGACGGCGAGATCGTCGTCCCCCGTGGTGACCGGCTGGACTTCGAGTCGCTGCTGCAGCGCATCCACCCGGCCGCCTCCCGCGTCACCAAGCTGGCCGCCGAGACCCCGGCGTCCTTCGTCGCCTTCGACCTGCTGGCACTCGGCGACGAGTCACTGCTGGAAGTCCCGTTCGCGCAGCGGCAGGCGCGGCTGCGGGAGGCGCTGGCCCGCGCCCAGGCCCCGGTGCACGTCAGCACGATCACCCAGGACGCGGAGACCGGGCAGCGCTGGTTCCACGAGTTCGAGGGCGCCGGCCTCGACGGCGTCATCGCCAAGCGCGGCGACCAGCCCTACTCCCCCGACCAGCGGGTGATGACCAAGGTCAAGCACACGCGCACCGCCGACTGCGTCGTCGCCGGGTTCCGCTGGCACAAGAGCGGCCCGATCGTCGGGTCGCTGCTGCTCGGCCTCTACGACGACGCCGGCACGCTGCAGCACATCGGCGTCGCGGCCTCCTTCACCATGAAGCGCCGCGCCGAGCTGGTGGAGGAGCTCGCCCCCTACCGCGCCCAGGCGCTCGACGGCCACCCGTGGCAGGACTGGGCCAACGCACAGACCGGTGAGGACGGCGAGCACCGGATGCCCGGGGCGACCAGCCGCTGGAACGCCGGCAAGGACCTCTCCTGGGTGCCGCTGCGCCCGGAGCTGGTGGTGGAGGTCAAGTACGACCAGCTGGAGGGCAGCCGGCTCCGGCACACCGGCCACTTCGTCCGCTGGCGCACCGACCGGGACGCCCGCTCGTGCACCTACGACCAGCTCGAGGTCACGGTGCGCTACGACCTCGCCGAGGTCCTCGGCGGCTGA
- the treZ gene encoding malto-oligosyltrehalose trehalohydrolase, whose translation MPEPVEFSVWAPLPERVRLQVDGQVHDMQRDDEGWWRATVPADAESDYGYLLDDNETPRPDPRSRRQPDGVHGLSRRFDPTEYSWGDAAWTGRPLAGGVVYEMHVGTFTPAGTLDAAVDRLGHLVDLGVDFVELLPVNAFNGTHNWGYDGVAWYAVQETYGGPAAYQRFVDACHQRGLGVIQDVVYNHLGPSGNYLPEFFPVFAEGANTWGNSVNLSGPDSDEVRRYILDNVQMWLRDMHVDGLRLDAVHALVDERATHLLEEMAIETEKLSVALGRPLTLIAESDLNDPRMVTPRVAGGTGLDAQWSDDFHHSLHTQLTGEAQGYYADFADAGLEGLARVLTGAYFHAGDWSSFRRRHHGRPVDTAQLPGWKFLGYLQDHDQIGNRAVGDRISAALSPGLLAVGATLVLTSPFTPMLFMGEEWGASTPWQFFTSHPEPELGKATAEGRIGEFAAHGWDASVVPDPQDPETFTRSKLDWSEPAQEPHAGLLATHRTLLALRKQHPELLDPDLSTTGVTWDDEERWVVVERGSLRVVANLSGEQRRVELDAPAGEVLFSTGAAPQLDGEAVTLPAESAVVVSTR comes from the coding sequence ATGCCCGAGCCCGTCGAGTTCTCCGTCTGGGCCCCGCTGCCCGAGCGGGTGCGCCTGCAGGTCGACGGCCAGGTGCACGACATGCAGCGCGACGACGAGGGCTGGTGGCGGGCCACGGTGCCCGCGGACGCCGAGAGCGACTACGGCTACCTCCTCGACGACAACGAGACGCCGCGCCCCGATCCGCGCTCCCGCCGGCAGCCCGACGGCGTGCACGGCCTGTCCCGCCGCTTCGACCCCACCGAGTACTCCTGGGGCGACGCCGCCTGGACCGGCCGGCCGCTCGCCGGGGGCGTCGTCTACGAGATGCACGTCGGCACGTTCACACCGGCGGGCACCCTGGACGCCGCGGTCGACCGGCTCGGCCACCTGGTCGACCTCGGCGTCGACTTCGTCGAGCTGCTGCCGGTCAACGCCTTCAACGGCACGCACAACTGGGGCTACGACGGCGTCGCCTGGTACGCCGTCCAGGAGACCTACGGGGGCCCGGCCGCCTACCAGCGTTTCGTCGACGCCTGCCACCAGCGCGGGCTCGGCGTCATCCAGGACGTCGTCTACAACCACCTCGGCCCGTCCGGGAACTACCTGCCGGAGTTCTTCCCGGTCTTCGCCGAAGGGGCGAACACCTGGGGCAACTCGGTGAACCTGTCCGGCCCTGACTCCGACGAGGTGCGCCGCTACATCCTGGACAACGTGCAGATGTGGCTGCGCGACATGCACGTCGACGGGCTGCGCCTGGACGCGGTGCACGCGCTGGTCGATGAGCGCGCCACCCACCTGCTGGAGGAGATGGCGATCGAGACCGAGAAGCTGTCGGTCGCCCTCGGCCGCCCCCTCACGCTGATCGCCGAGAGCGACCTCAACGACCCGCGGATGGTCACCCCCCGGGTCGCCGGGGGCACCGGCCTCGACGCGCAGTGGAGCGACGACTTCCACCACTCGCTGCACACCCAGCTGACCGGCGAGGCGCAGGGCTACTACGCCGACTTCGCCGACGCCGGCCTCGAGGGGCTGGCCCGGGTGCTCACCGGGGCCTACTTCCACGCCGGCGACTGGTCCAGCTTCCGCCGCCGGCACCACGGCCGGCCGGTCGACACCGCGCAGCTGCCGGGCTGGAAGTTCCTCGGCTACCTGCAGGACCACGACCAGATCGGCAACCGCGCCGTCGGCGACCGGATCTCCGCCGCCCTCTCCCCCGGGCTGCTCGCCGTCGGCGCCACGCTGGTGCTCACCAGCCCGTTCACCCCGATGCTGTTCATGGGCGAGGAGTGGGGCGCCTCGACGCCGTGGCAGTTCTTCACCAGCCACCCCGAGCCGGAGCTGGGCAAGGCGACCGCCGAGGGCCGGATCGGTGAGTTCGCCGCACACGGGTGGGACGCCTCCGTCGTCCCCGACCCGCAGGACCCCGAGACCTTCACCCGCTCCAAGCTCGACTGGTCGGAGCCGGCGCAGGAGCCGCACGCCGGGCTGCTGGCCACGCACCGGACGCTGCTGGCGCTGCGCAAGCAGCACCCCGAGCTGCTCGACCCCGACCTGTCCACCACCGGCGTCACCTGGGACGACGAGGAGCGCTGGGTGGTCGTCGAGCGCGGGTCGCTGCGGGTGGTCGCCAACCTGTCGGGTGAGCAGCGCCGGGTCGAGCTCGACGCCCCCGCCGGCGAGGTGCTGTTCAGCACCGGCGCGGCCCCGCAGCTGGACGGCGAGGCCGTGACCCTCCCGGCGGAGAGCGCCGTCGTGGTGAGCACCCGCTGA
- a CDS encoding cyclodeaminase/cyclohydrolase family protein: MTTPADAPEVDVQPLGEFLGQLAARLPAPGAGATAAIEAALAASLVAMVGRFTSGDGYAEHRDVVAAVIAQADAVRTTCLAAAAADETAFTAVTEAYRLPQDTPEEQETRRAAVHAAQVEAAQPPRDVIEAAAALLPLAEQLLPIANPNVVSDVAAATAAARAAATTARLAVEVNLRGITDDAARADLSTVVDRVEELIRRADAVEATVRERLAR, encoded by the coding sequence ATGACGACGCCGGCGGACGCGCCCGAGGTCGACGTCCAGCCGCTGGGTGAGTTCCTGGGGCAGCTGGCCGCTCGCCTGCCCGCCCCCGGGGCGGGCGCCACCGCGGCCATCGAGGCGGCGCTGGCCGCATCGCTGGTCGCCATGGTGGGCCGCTTCACCAGCGGCGACGGGTACGCCGAGCACCGGGACGTCGTCGCGGCGGTGATCGCGCAGGCCGACGCGGTGCGGACCACCTGCCTGGCGGCCGCGGCCGCCGACGAGACCGCCTTCACCGCGGTCACCGAGGCCTACCGGCTGCCCCAGGACACCCCCGAGGAGCAGGAGACCCGGCGCGCGGCCGTCCACGCCGCCCAGGTCGAGGCGGCCCAGCCGCCACGGGACGTCATCGAGGCGGCCGCCGCCCTGCTCCCCCTGGCCGAGCAGCTGCTGCCGATCGCCAACCCGAACGTCGTGAGCGACGTCGCCGCCGCCACCGCCGCCGCCCGCGCGGCGGCGACCACGGCCCGCCTGGCCGTGGAGGTGAACCTGCGGGGCATCACCGACGATGCCGCGCGAGCCGACCTCAGCACGGTCGTCGACCGGGTCGAGGAGCTGATCCGCCGGGCCGATGCGGTCGAGGCCACCGTCCGCGAACGCCTCGCCCGCTGA
- a CDS encoding alpha/beta hydrolase — protein MNRHRRPIAALGGALLTAAVALSGCTSSGDDADQASSSPTAPAEPEAQPIEWTDCDADIDQIIAGRPGSERELLFECGTTTVPADYDDLDGGDLQLFLVRAAAAGQTDRIGSLVVNPGGPGVSASDAAIQAALTLPPEVLARFDVVGVDPRGVGLSTPVECITDEQKDALFASNPRALDEASLSATFEQVDEVAAACSEEYGEALGAFTTVDTARDMDLVRESLGDEQLTFLGYSYGTTLGSTYAELFPDRVRALALDGAVDPTATAQEQAEAQAAGFETAFDAFAANCTGLISGCPLGEDPRGALNALLDQSAATPVPSSREGETRQATAGLVLNGVRSALYQPSAWPQLAQSLAAARDGDAAGILTLADTFTGRSDDGSYSNVVDANLAISCADGQEQFTTEQVSALAADWNARYPLFGADAALGLYTCSAWEAPTTPLPERDAAGSAPIMVIGTQGDPVTPPQGAVDLAAELDNSSLLTWEGSGHTAYPKTDCVTQAVNAYLIDLVAPPEGVTCPA, from the coding sequence ATGAACAGGCACCGCCGTCCGATCGCCGCCCTGGGCGGGGCACTGCTCACCGCCGCTGTGGCGTTGAGCGGCTGCACCTCCTCCGGTGACGACGCCGACCAGGCCAGCAGCTCCCCCACCGCCCCGGCCGAGCCGGAGGCGCAGCCGATCGAGTGGACCGACTGCGACGCCGACATCGACCAGATCATCGCCGGCCGCCCCGGCTCCGAGCGTGAGCTGCTCTTCGAGTGCGGCACCACGACCGTGCCGGCCGACTACGACGACCTCGACGGCGGTGACCTGCAGCTGTTCCTGGTCCGGGCCGCGGCCGCCGGCCAGACGGACCGGATCGGCTCGCTGGTGGTCAACCCCGGCGGGCCGGGGGTCTCCGCCAGCGACGCGGCCATCCAGGCCGCGCTGACCCTGCCGCCCGAGGTGCTCGCCCGGTTCGACGTCGTCGGCGTCGACCCGCGTGGCGTGGGGCTCTCCACACCGGTGGAGTGCATCACCGACGAGCAGAAGGACGCGCTGTTCGCCAGCAACCCCCGCGCGCTCGACGAGGCGTCGCTCTCGGCCACCTTCGAGCAGGTCGACGAGGTCGCCGCCGCGTGCAGCGAGGAGTACGGCGAGGCGCTGGGCGCCTTCACCACCGTCGACACCGCCCGCGACATGGACCTCGTCCGGGAGTCCCTCGGTGACGAGCAGCTGACCTTCCTCGGCTACTCCTACGGGACGACGCTGGGCTCGACCTACGCCGAGCTGTTCCCCGACCGGGTCCGCGCCCTGGCGCTGGACGGCGCGGTCGACCCCACCGCCACCGCCCAGGAGCAGGCCGAGGCGCAGGCCGCCGGCTTCGAGACGGCCTTCGACGCGTTCGCCGCCAACTGCACGGGCCTGATCAGCGGCTGCCCGCTCGGCGAGGACCCGCGGGGGGCGCTCAACGCCCTCCTCGACCAGTCGGCCGCCACCCCGGTCCCCAGCTCGCGGGAGGGCGAGACCCGGCAGGCCACCGCGGGGCTGGTGCTCAACGGCGTCCGGTCGGCGCTCTACCAGCCCAGCGCCTGGCCGCAGCTGGCCCAGTCGCTGGCCGCCGCGCGCGACGGTGACGCCGCCGGCATCCTCACCCTCGCCGACACCTTCACCGGCCGCAGCGACGACGGCAGCTACAGCAACGTCGTCGACGCGAACCTGGCGATCAGCTGCGCCGACGGCCAGGAGCAGTTCACCACCGAGCAGGTCTCCGCGCTCGCGGCCGACTGGAACGCCCGGTACCCGCTGTTCGGCGCCGACGCCGCGCTGGGGCTCTACACCTGCTCGGCCTGGGAGGCGCCCACCACGCCGCTGCCCGAGCGGGACGCCGCCGGCAGTGCGCCGATCATGGTGATCGGCACGCAGGGCGACCCGGTCACCCCGCCGCAGGGCGCGGTCGACCTGGCCGCGGAGCTGGACAACAGCTCGCTGCTGACCTGGGAGGGCAGCGGGCACACCGCGTACCCCAAGACCGACTGCGTGACCCAGGCGGTGAACGCCTACCTGATCGACCTGGTCGCGCCGCCCGAGGGGGTCACCTGTCCCGCCTGA
- a CDS encoding 5-formyltetrahydrofolate cyclo-ligase, translating into MASPGGWAVAAGGDHHDGAQAKTAYRRELLARRAARPAGDRAAAAAAITDALLAGLAGARTIAAYAPEPVEPGAPLLPAALDRLDARVLLPVIPATGRQLQWAVATAQLVAGRYGLLEPVGPRFGPSELATADVVVVPALAVSRAGVRLGRGGGYYDRALQHARPDALLVALVFDDELVDHLPAEPHDQPVSAVVTPSTGWLRLPAPPAHADPRDDQPR; encoded by the coding sequence ATGGCCTCGCCAGGTGGATGGGCAGTCGCCGCGGGCGGGGACCACCACGACGGGGCGCAGGCCAAGACCGCCTACCGGCGGGAGCTGCTGGCCCGCCGTGCGGCCCGCCCCGCCGGGGACCGGGCGGCGGCCGCCGCCGCGATCACCGATGCCCTGCTGGCGGGCCTGGCCGGGGCGCGCACCATCGCCGCCTACGCCCCCGAGCCGGTCGAGCCGGGCGCACCGCTGCTGCCGGCCGCGCTCGACCGGCTCGACGCCCGGGTGCTGCTGCCCGTCATCCCGGCCACCGGCCGCCAGCTGCAGTGGGCGGTGGCCACCGCCCAGCTCGTCGCCGGGCGGTACGGGCTCCTCGAGCCGGTCGGCCCCCGGTTCGGGCCGTCCGAGCTCGCCACCGCCGACGTCGTCGTGGTCCCGGCGCTGGCCGTGTCGCGGGCGGGGGTGCGGCTCGGCCGCGGGGGCGGGTACTACGACCGGGCGCTGCAGCACGCCCGGCCGGACGCGCTGCTGGTGGCCCTGGTGTTCGACGACGAGCTGGTCGACCACCTGCCCGCCGAACCGCACGACCAGCCGGTGTCCGCCGTCGTCACCCCCTCCACCGGCTGGCTGCGGCTGCCGGCGCCCCCGGCCCATGCCGACCCCCGCGACGACCAGCCGCGCTGA
- a CDS encoding DNA polymerase domain-containing protein, giving the protein MASSKDAVVLEVDGHEVRVSNPEKPYFAEKGIRKIDVVQYFVSVGEGILFALRDRPTTLERWPGGVFEGARLSTRMDNSGDAFYQKRVPKNAPDWVPTAHITFPSGRTADEIAPDSVAVVAWCANLGTLTFHPWPVSKGDVESPDQIRIDLDPQPGTDFADAVRVAPHVRELLHEFGMEGWPKTSGGRGVHVYVPILPRWTFPEVRRAVIAFGRELERRIPDRVTMNWWKEERGEKIFIDYNQMARDRTIASAYSIRPKPHAPVSAPVDWDELPDVSPFDFDVLTMPGRVAAVGDKHAGLADHAFDLTPLIELADRQERDLGLGEMPYPPDYPKMPGEPMRVQPSRARKAPTT; this is encoded by the coding sequence ATGGCCAGCAGCAAGGACGCCGTGGTCCTGGAGGTCGACGGGCACGAGGTCCGGGTGAGCAACCCGGAGAAGCCCTACTTCGCCGAGAAGGGCATCCGCAAGATCGACGTCGTCCAGTACTTCGTCTCGGTCGGCGAGGGCATCCTGTTCGCGCTGCGCGACCGGCCGACGACGCTGGAGCGCTGGCCCGGCGGCGTCTTCGAGGGCGCGCGGCTCTCCACGCGGATGGACAACTCCGGCGACGCCTTCTACCAGAAGCGGGTGCCCAAGAACGCCCCCGACTGGGTGCCGACCGCGCACATCACCTTCCCCAGCGGGCGGACCGCCGACGAGATCGCGCCGGACTCGGTCGCCGTCGTCGCCTGGTGCGCCAACCTCGGCACGCTCACCTTCCACCCGTGGCCGGTGAGCAAGGGCGACGTCGAGTCACCCGACCAGATCCGCATCGACCTGGACCCCCAGCCCGGCACCGACTTCGCCGACGCCGTCCGGGTGGCCCCGCACGTGCGGGAGCTGCTGCACGAGTTCGGGATGGAGGGCTGGCCGAAGACCTCCGGCGGCCGCGGCGTGCACGTCTACGTGCCGATCCTGCCGCGCTGGACCTTCCCCGAGGTGCGCCGCGCGGTGATCGCCTTCGGCCGCGAGCTGGAACGGCGCATCCCCGACCGCGTGACGATGAACTGGTGGAAGGAGGAGCGCGGCGAGAAGATCTTCATCGACTACAACCAGATGGCCCGGGACCGCACGATCGCGTCCGCCTACTCCATCCGGCCCAAGCCGCACGCGCCGGTCTCCGCCCCGGTCGACTGGGACGAGCTGCCCGACGTCTCCCCGTTCGACTTCGACGTGCTCACCATGCCCGGGCGGGTCGCCGCGGTCGGTGACAAGCACGCCGGCCTGGCCGACCACGCCTTCGACCTCACCCCGCTGATCGAGCTCGCCGACCGGCAGGAGCGAGACCTCGGGCTGGGCGAGATGCCCTACCCGCCGGACTACCCCAAGATGCCCGGCGAGCCGATGCGGGTGCAGCCCAGCCGGGCGCGGAAGGCCCCCACCACCTGA
- the treY gene encoding malto-oligosyltrehalose synthase, translating to MTTPSTDDRGREVPSGTYRLQVTADFTLDDAASVAGYLADLGVSHAYSSPLLRSAAGSTHGYDTTDHGHIDEPRGGRAGLDRFVAQLHEHGLGLVLDLVPNHMGVADAHESGWWWDVLQHGRDSAHAGAVDIDWDFGGGKVRIPTLGSADDVSALEVIDGELRYYDNRFPIAPGTEGGTPQEVHSRQHYELVDWRRADDQLNYRRFFAINTLAGLRVEDPEVFRATHALVVELVENGAVDALRIDHPDGLADPKGYLDALAAATGSRWTVVEKILEPGEELPDSWQTAGTTGYDALAEVDEVLVDPAGEPAFTALDTELAGRRVDYAQLVHDCKREVTDGMLGSEVARLQRIIGDLSGVPAEQVTEGLAELLASFPVYRSYLPDGRAHLDETVAAVKVRRPDLTAAVDALHPLLGSAGTELATRFEQTSGPVMAKGVEDSAYYRWARFVALNEVGGDPARFGSTVAEFHDAQRHRAERRPESMTTLSTHDTKRSEDVRARLAVLAEIPGEWAGLVRGWLGRHPLADRSLAHLVWQNLVGAWPLSRERAHAYVEKAAREAGTSTTWTNPVPEFEDQLHALVDAAFDDATTHAEIERFVARIAPSGWSNSLSQKLLQLTIAGVPDVYQGTELWDFSLVDPDNRRPVDYDLRRRLLARLDEGWVPPVDAEGAAKLLVVSRALRHRREHPEAFAGYAPVQATGSAADHAVAFDRGGVVTVATRLPVRLAGTGWGDTGLALPTGAWRDLLTGTRVVSDAGGVRAAELLAQLPVALLVRD from the coding sequence GTGACGACGCCGTCCACCGACGACCGCGGCCGGGAGGTGCCCTCGGGCACCTACCGGCTGCAGGTGACCGCCGACTTCACCCTCGACGACGCGGCGTCGGTGGCCGGCTACCTGGCCGACCTCGGGGTGAGCCACGCCTACTCCTCACCGCTGCTGCGCTCCGCCGCCGGCAGCACCCACGGGTACGACACCACCGACCACGGGCACATCGACGAGCCGCGCGGCGGACGGGCCGGCCTCGACCGGTTCGTCGCCCAGCTGCACGAGCACGGTCTCGGCCTGGTCCTGGACCTGGTGCCCAACCACATGGGCGTGGCCGACGCGCACGAGTCCGGCTGGTGGTGGGACGTGCTGCAGCACGGCCGCGACAGCGCCCACGCCGGCGCGGTCGACATCGACTGGGACTTCGGCGGCGGCAAGGTCCGCATCCCGACCCTGGGCAGCGCCGACGACGTCTCCGCGCTGGAGGTCATCGACGGGGAGCTGCGGTACTACGACAACCGCTTCCCCATCGCGCCGGGCACCGAGGGCGGGACGCCGCAGGAGGTGCACAGCCGCCAGCACTACGAGCTGGTCGACTGGCGCCGCGCCGACGACCAGCTGAACTACCGCCGGTTCTTCGCGATCAACACCCTCGCCGGGCTGCGGGTGGAGGACCCGGAGGTCTTCCGGGCCACCCACGCGCTGGTCGTCGAACTGGTGGAGAACGGCGCGGTCGACGCCCTCCGCATCGACCACCCGGACGGGCTGGCCGACCCGAAGGGCTACCTGGACGCCCTCGCCGCGGCCACCGGCAGCCGGTGGACCGTGGTGGAGAAGATCCTCGAACCCGGCGAGGAGCTGCCCGACAGCTGGCAGACGGCCGGGACGACCGGGTACGACGCGCTCGCCGAGGTCGACGAGGTGCTCGTCGACCCGGCCGGGGAGCCCGCGTTCACCGCGCTGGACACCGAGCTGGCCGGCCGCCGGGTCGACTACGCGCAGCTGGTGCACGACTGCAAGCGCGAGGTCACCGACGGGATGCTCGGCTCCGAGGTGGCCCGGCTGCAGCGGATCATCGGCGACCTGTCCGGCGTGCCGGCCGAGCAGGTGACCGAGGGGCTGGCCGAGCTGCTGGCCTCCTTCCCGGTCTACCGCAGCTACCTGCCCGACGGCCGCGCCCACCTGGACGAGACGGTGGCGGCGGTCAAGGTGCGACGACCGGACCTGACCGCCGCCGTCGACGCGCTGCACCCGCTGCTCGGCTCGGCCGGCACCGAGCTGGCGACCCGCTTCGAGCAGACCTCCGGTCCGGTGATGGCCAAGGGCGTGGAGGACAGCGCGTACTACCGGTGGGCGCGCTTCGTCGCGCTCAACGAGGTGGGCGGCGACCCGGCGCGGTTCGGCAGCACGGTGGCCGAGTTCCACGACGCCCAGCGGCACCGCGCGGAGCGCCGGCCGGAGTCGATGACCACCCTCTCCACGCACGACACCAAGCGCAGCGAGGACGTCCGGGCCCGGTTGGCGGTGCTGGCCGAGATCCCCGGCGAGTGGGCCGGCCTGGTCCGCGGCTGGCTGGGCCGGCACCCGCTGGCCGACCGGTCGCTGGCGCACCTGGTGTGGCAGAACCTGGTCGGCGCCTGGCCGCTGTCCCGGGAGCGGGCGCACGCCTACGTGGAGAAGGCGGCCCGGGAGGCCGGCACCTCGACCACCTGGACCAACCCGGTGCCGGAGTTCGAGGACCAGCTGCACGCGCTGGTCGACGCGGCGTTCGACGACGCGACGACGCACGCGGAGATCGAGCGGTTCGTGGCCCGCATCGCGCCCTCCGGGTGGTCGAACTCGCTGTCGCAGAAGCTGCTGCAGCTGACCATCGCCGGCGTCCCCGACGTCTACCAGGGCACCGAGCTGTGGGACTTCTCGCTGGTCGACCCGGACAACCGCCGTCCGGTCGACTACGACCTGCGGCGCCGGCTGCTCGCCCGGCTCGACGAGGGCTGGGTGCCACCGGTCGACGCCGAGGGCGCGGCGAAGCTGCTCGTCGTCTCGCGCGCCCTGCGCCACCGGCGGGAGCACCCGGAGGCCTTCGCCGGATACGCCCCGGTACAGGCCACCGGGTCGGCCGCCGACCACGCCGTCGCCTTCGACCGGGGCGGCGTGGTGACCGTGGCGACCCGGTTGCCCGTGCGCCTGGCCGGGACCGGCTGGGGCGACACCGGGCTGGCGCTGCCGACCGGGGCGTGGCGTGACCTGCTCACCGGCACCCGGGTGGTCTCCGACGCCGGCGGCGTCCGGGCCGCGGAGCTGCTCGCGCAGCTGCCGGTGGCCCTGCTGGTCCGCGACTGA
- a CDS encoding transglycosylase family protein: protein MSESTRTRRLVRRGALTTGAAALAVGAFAAPASAAPQHDWTGVAQCESSGNWSINTGNGYYGGLQFFQPTWEGYGGLEFAPRADLATPAQQIAVAERVLVGQGVGAWPVCGQYLTEGTTPAAASAPAPAPAPAPAAAGATYTVAPGDTLGSIAAAHGTSWQQLFEQNRDVVSDPHLIFVGQVLSV from the coding sequence ATGTCCGAGTCCACCCGTACCCGCCGACTGGTCCGCCGCGGCGCTCTCACCACCGGTGCCGCTGCCCTCGCGGTCGGCGCCTTCGCCGCACCGGCGTCCGCCGCGCCCCAGCACGACTGGACCGGCGTCGCGCAGTGCGAGTCCAGCGGCAACTGGAGCATCAACACCGGCAACGGCTACTACGGCGGCCTGCAGTTCTTCCAGCCCACCTGGGAGGGCTACGGCGGCCTGGAGTTCGCGCCGCGGGCCGACCTCGCCACCCCGGCGCAGCAGATCGCGGTGGCCGAGCGGGTGCTCGTCGGCCAGGGCGTCGGCGCCTGGCCGGTCTGCGGCCAGTACCTGACCGAGGGGACGACGCCCGCCGCGGCATCGGCGCCTGCTCCCGCGCCGGCCCCGGCCCCGGCCGCTGCCGGGGCGACGTACACGGTCGCGCCGGGCGACACGCTGGGCTCCATCGCCGCCGCGCACGGCACCAGCTGGCAGCAGCTGTTCGAGCAGAACCGCGACGTCGTCAGCGACCCGCACCTGATCTTCGTCGGCCAGGTGCTGTCGGTCTGA
- a CDS encoding dihydrofolate reductase family protein: MEPLPRDPAGLADAYRVAPGRHLRVDFISSVDGAISVDGRSGPLGSDGDRRVFRTLRALADAVLVGAGTASAEGYRPVLPDSAVGRLRTTLGREPVMPVVVVSRRASLRPDDQLVTDAVVPTVLVTCSSADSARRSALTAAGVDVLVCGDDDVDLPAALDALADRGLAQLVCEGGPTLVQAALTAGVVDELDLSVSPLLVGGGPGLVPSALPGPLRAELRQVLTEDGVLFTRYSLS; the protein is encoded by the coding sequence ATGGAGCCGCTCCCCCGCGACCCCGCCGGCCTGGCCGACGCCTACCGCGTCGCGCCGGGCCGGCACCTGCGGGTCGACTTCATCTCCTCCGTCGACGGCGCGATCAGCGTCGACGGGCGCAGCGGGCCGCTCGGCTCGGACGGCGACCGCCGGGTGTTCCGCACCCTGCGGGCGCTGGCCGACGCGGTGCTCGTGGGCGCCGGGACGGCGTCCGCGGAGGGCTACCGCCCGGTGCTGCCGGACTCCGCCGTCGGCCGGCTCCGCACCACGCTCGGGCGCGAGCCGGTGATGCCGGTGGTGGTCGTGTCCCGGCGGGCATCGCTGCGGCCGGACGACCAGCTGGTCACCGACGCCGTGGTACCGACGGTGCTGGTCACCTGCTCCTCCGCGGACTCCGCGCGGCGGTCGGCGCTGACCGCCGCGGGCGTCGACGTGCTGGTCTGCGGGGACGACGACGTCGACCTGCCCGCGGCGCTGGACGCCCTGGCAGACCGTGGGCTGGCGCAGCTGGTGTGCGAGGGCGGGCCGACGCTGGTCCAGGCCGCGCTGACCGCCGGCGTCGTCGACGAACTGGACCTGTCGGTGTCACCGCTGCTGGTCGGCGGCGGTCCGGGGCTGGTGCCCTCCGCCCTGCCCGGCCCGCTGCGTGCCGAACTGCGGCAGGTCCTGACCGAGGACGGCGTCCTCTTCACCCGGTACTCGCTGAGCTGA